A section of the Malania oleifera isolate guangnan ecotype guangnan chromosome 2, ASM2987363v1, whole genome shotgun sequence genome encodes:
- the LOC131148711 gene encoding PLASMODESMATA CALLOSE-BINDING PROTEIN 5-like codes for MKNPIVSLLLFLLLGATVPLHASPAPPNRSMAQVGGVTLELWCVAKNNADDGALQGALDWACGPGATDCRPIQPGGPCYDSTDLQQRASYAFNDYYIKHGSSDDSCDFGSTAALTSLDPSFSNCKFPSSTTANNGSITIQGMAPGIADMSGCSKMTGRRWGWAIIIIHLVFTIIHGL; via the exons ATGAAGAACCCCAttgtctctctccttctctttctacTCCTCGGCGCCACGGTCCCCCTCCACGCATCCCCCGCACCTCCCAACCGCTCCATGGCCCAAGTCGGGGGCGTCACGTTGGAGCTGTGGTGCGTGGCCAAGAACAACGCCGACGACGGCGCTCTGCAGGGGGCGTTGGACTGGGCCTGTGGCCCCGGCGCCACCGACTGTAGGCCGATCCAGCCCGGCGGGCCCTGCTACGATAGCACTGATCTCCAGCAGAGGGCCTCGTATGCCTTCAACGACTACTACATCAAGCATGGCTCCAGTGACGACAGCTGCGACTTTGGCAGCACTGCCGCGCTGACTTCGCTTGATCCCA GTTTTAGCAACTGCAAATTTCCGTCCag CACTACAGCGAACAATGGTTCAATAACAATACAGGGAATGGCGCCCGGTATTGCAGATATGAGTGGTTGTAGTAAGATGACTGGAAGAAGATGGGGCTGGGCCATAATCATTATTCATTTGGTCTTCACAATTATTCATGGACTATAG